Part of the Pedobacter roseus genome is shown below.
ATACAGATTCTATTTTGGCCGATCAGTTAGAAGCTTTACAGAGTTCTAACCGCAAAAATGACGATGGGTCAATAGATTTAGCCATTCTTACCGATGGTTTAAGGGCAGAGCGCGAGCAGGGCATCACCATTGATGTAGCTTACAAATACTTTCAGACAGAGAAACGTAAATTCATTATAGCTGATACCCCGGGGCATATTCAATATACCAGAAATATGGTTACTGGTGCGTCTACTGCTAATTTGGCCATCATTTTAATCGATGCCCGTAACGGTGTAGTGGAGCAAACCATCCGCCACTCTTATATTGTTTCCTTACTGGGAATTAAACATGTGGTGGTTTGCATCAACAAAATGGACATGGTTGATTATAGTGAAACCGTTTACAATTCAATCATCGAGAAATACAAAATCCTGGCACAACAATTAAAACTGGCTGATGTAACCTACATTCCGGTGAGTGCATTAAAAGGCGATAATGTGGTGCAGACATCTGAAAACATGGATTGGTATGGAGGCGAAAGTTTGCTGCATTTCTTAGAGAAAGTAGATACCGATAGCTTAGATAAATCACAATTGGCGCGTATGCCAGTACAATGGGTGGTTCGTCCGCAAACAGAAGAACTGCACGATTACCGTGGTTATGCGGGGCGTGTATTGAGCGGAACCTTTAATTTAAATGATAAAGTGACTGTTCTTCCTTCAGGAGCCAGCTCTACCGTAGAGAAGATTGAGTTTTTCGATCAGGCGCTTGACGCAGCACATGCTGGTCAGTCGGTTATTATTCATTTAAAAGATGATGTAGATATCAGCAGGGGCGATACCATTGTAAATGCATCGGCTTTGCCACAGGAAACAAAACTGATTGAGGCTGATCTTTGCTGGATGGATACCCGTGCATTGGATACCTCAATTATGTACAACATTCAGCATAATAGCAAAATTACCAAATGTAAAATCAGCGAAATTTTGCATAAGGTTGATATCAATACACTCGAGAAACATGCTGCAGATGAATTTAAATTAAACGATATCGGCCGCGTGATTGTGAAAACCGCGGATGCCTTAGCTTTTGATTTATATGACGATAACCGCGCAAACGGTTCTGCCATTTTGGTTGATACACGTACCAATTTAACTGTTGGGGCATTGATGTTCAGGGCGGCAGTGGAGTAAAATGTAAGAGGGGAGATGGAAGAGGTAAGATGGAAAATGGGAGATGGAAAATAATCAATTTTTATTTTAACTCCCTGATCCTAAAATTCTACGATCCTAAAAATCTTGATCTGCGATGGAAGATGGAAAGAGAATAATAGCCAATTTTCAATGATCAATAGCAATAGCTTTATGGAATACGGCTAAATCTTAATATTCTTAACTCCTTAATGGTGGAAAAATGGATGATGTGAAATGTATGATGGAAAATGAAAATTGATGTGATATTTATTTCAACTAGCTGATCCTACGATCCTAAAAATCCTATAGTAGAGAACCACAACCAAATATAATAATGAAAGCTTTAGATTCATCTGAAGTGAAAGCAATTTCGATGGGGTGCCAAATGGTATCCCATTTTTCGTTGTAGGGTTTTTTGTATATTTAGTTTATGGAAATGGTTAAAAGTTTTCATCTCTTTATTACATTATAAAACTAAAACCCTAATTGCAAACCACATGAAAAAAAATCTTATATACCTCGTTTTTACCCTTGTTCCATTTGTTTTTGCCTGTAACCAATCAGATAAAAAGGCGGATACCGCAAAAAAAGATTCGGTGATTAATCAAACCTGTTATGCCGCCTTCTTCGAAAAAGACAGTGCAGCTATGATTGTAAAAACCATGGCATCTGGTAAGGTAACAGGTTCATTACTGGTGAAATATGCTGATAAACCGCAGAATAACGGAAAGATAACCGGTAAATTCAATGGCGATACTTTAATGGTTGATTATCGCTTTAACACAGGTAAAGATACCACAAAAGCGTTTACCAACCCATTAGCCTTTTTAAAGAAAGATGGTAAGCTCATTATGGGCGTTGCACAGATCGAAACCACGCTGGGAAGATCGTATTTTGTTAAAGGCAAACCGATTAATTACGAAGCCGGGAAATTTACTTTTGCAGAAGTAAATTGTAAATAAGAACTCATATACTTTTGCCAAGGAGGCACAGAAAACACGGAGATGTAGCCTGGTTATTAACCTGTAGTTTGTCATCCTTAACGCAGTGAATGATCTTTAAAGAACTGTTTTTTCATAGTCTTAATGTTCTTTACTGCGTTCTGAATGACAATAAATAAAATTATTTTAAAATAAATTACTACAATTCCTATAGACTTTATATATTTGTGTAATTAACAAACGTATAACGAGCATAAATTATCTGTTATGATTTTGAATAAAGTAGAAAAAGCGAACATTGAACCAAAAATTACTTTAATAGGTGCTGGTCCTGGCGATCCGGATTTATTTAGTTTAAAGGGTGTTAAGGCATTAAAAACAGCTGATGTTGTTTTGTATGATGCAAATGTGAACGAAGCTTTATTGTGTCATGCGCCAGATGGTATTCCGAAAGTTTATGTGGGCAAACGTTCTGATGATGAATCTTTCTCTCAGGATGCAGTAAACAAGCTAATCATCGATTATGCTTTAAACTATGGCCATGTGGTACGTTTAAAAAGTGGCGATCCTTTTTTCTTTGCAAAAGGATATGAGGAAATTGATGCGGCAGAATCGTACAGTATTCCGACAGAGATTATACCAGGTATTTCGAGTGCAACCGGTGCGCCGAGTTTGCAAAAAATCCCGATGATTTATAAGGACCTTAGCGAAAGTTTCTGGGCAGTAACCGGAACAAATAGCAGAGGCGAAATATCAGAAGATTTATATATTGCTGCAAAAACCAAAGCAACCATTGTTGTTTTAAACGGAATTGAAAAAGTAAAAGAAATTGCTGCTATTTTCCAGGCTGAAAATAAAAATTTGTTGCCTGTAGCCGTCATCCAGAATGGATCTACCCCACAGGAAAAAATTGCAATAGGTATTGTAGATACCATTGCCGAAATTGTAGAAGATAAAAAAATAGATGCACCAGCACTATTGGTTTTTGGTGATGTGGTTTCACTTCACCCACAATTTCAACCCATCCGCGATTTCTACGAAATCATAGCGGAAGAGTACTAGATATTTTTTAAACCAAAAAAATATATTTGTTTTGTTGTTAAAAACCGCTTATGGATTTAAGCGGTTTTTTCGTTTTTATCTCCCGCAGATTTAAGAAGATTGCCGCAGACGTCAGTTTTTTAAAAAAACTCTGCGTTTATCTGCGAAATCAGCGGGAAACTATTTGCAAGACATTCTCCCTCAGATTTAAGATGATTAGCGCAGAGAAAATAAGTTTTTTGCGTTTAGCATGAGCCAAATTGTTTATAAGCCTGATTGCAGTGGAAAGCCCGGATCCCGATTTTTCCATCGGGAGAGGACTTGCAACGGAAAGCAGGACTGCGGGCCGCCACAAAGAACTAAACATCCACTTTCTAATAAAAACAATTAAATTAAAAAATCAGATCTCTCCATTCGCTTTTCCACAGTCGATATCGCAATTTTTTCCCGAGACTTATCAATACAGATTTAAGTTAACCTCCACTGATAAAAAGCTTTAGTTTAAACCTAAAATAATCAACTAATAATATAATTTACATTATTTGTAAAGCTCAAAACAATTAGTAACTTACTTGGGTTATCTACACCAAATAGTTGATGGAAATTATACATATAAGCGCCGAGTGTTACCCTGTTGCAAAAGTTGGCGGTTTGGCCGATGTGGTAGGGGCTTTACCAAAATATCAGAATAAATTAGGCCATATTGCCAAAGTAGTGGTACCGGCTTATGATACCAAATTTATCCGCGAAAGCGAGTTTGAAGTAACTTACGATGCCTGGGCAAATTACGGTAACCACCACTTTCAGTACCGCATTTTAAAAGAAAAAACCAATAAACTGGGTTTTGATTTATATGTAATCCATATTCAGGGTTTAACCGATCGCCCGAATGTTTATGGTTATAGCGATGATACAGAACGTTTTCTAGCCTTCCAGATTGCCACCCTCGATTGGATAGTACAATGGGAGCATCGTCCGGATGTAATCCATTGTCATGATCACCATACGGGTTTAATTCCGTTTATGGTTTCTAATTCTGTGAAATACAAGCCTATTAGTGGTGTTCCAACGGTTTTAACGATCCACAATGCACAATATCAGGGACAGTTTGGATGGGATAAGCTTTATTATTTACCGGCCTTCGATTTATGGAAAGGTGGTTTATTGGGCTGGGAAGATGCCATTAACCCATTGGCTTCGGCTATTAAGTGTGCGTGGAGGGTAACTACTGTTTCGCCAACTTACCTGGAAGAGATGATGGGAAATGCCCGCGGACTGGAAAGTTTGCTGAGGCAGGAGCGTTGGAAATCGATCGGGATTTTAAATGGAATTGATAGCGAAGTATGGGATCCGGAAACTGACCCGATGCTTGGCAAAAATTATAATCTAAAAACAGTAGAAGCGGGAAAACTCGCAAACAAAACAGCACTCTGCAGTGTTTTTCAATTAGACCCGTCTAAACCCCTGTTTACTTTTATTGGCAGGCTAGTTGATGAAAAGGGAGCTGATATTCTACCAGATATTTTTTACACGGCTTTGCAACAGCACGGCGATAACATCAATATACTGGTTTTAGGCTCGGGAGATAGTTGGGTAGAAGGACGATTAAACCAGTTAAAAGACCTTTTTGGCGGCAAGTACAATGCTTATATCGGTTATAATGAACAAGTATCGCACGAGATGTATGCGGGTGCAGATTTTCTGATTATGCCATCGAGGGTTGAGCCTTGTGGTTTAAACCAGCTTTATGCCCTACGTTATGGAACAGTTCCGATTGTGCGGAGGGTTGGGGGATTAAGAGATACAGTGATTGATATAGGCGACAATGGTTTCGGGATCTGCCATGATCAAACAAGTATTTGGGATGTTACCCATGCCATTAACCGCGCTGTTGAATTATACAATGATAAAAAAGCTTTTAAAGCTGTTAGAAAAACAATGATGAAAATCGATCATTCTTGGGATAGGGCAGCATTAAATTATATAGAATTATACCAAAAATTAAAATAAGCTTAAACATGACTGACAAAGTTTTAGGCGTTATCCTTGGCGGTGGCCAGGGCTCTAGATTATCGCCACTAACACAAACACGTTCAAAACCGGCAGTTCCGATTGCTGGTAAATATCGGTTGGTAGATATCCCAATTTCCAATTGCCTTAATTCAGGCATCCACCGTATGTTTGTGTTAACACAGTTTAATTCGGCATCCCTAAACAAACACATTAAAAACACGTATCACTTTAGCCACTTTAGTACGGCTTTTGTTGATATTTTGGCGGCTGAACAAACTGTACAAAACTCAGGTTGGTTTCAAGGTACAGCAGATGCAGTGCGTCAGTGTATGCACCACATCGTTTCGCATGAATTCGATTACATTTTAATTTTATCTGGTGATCAGCTCTACCAGATGGATTTTAAAGATATGATCGAAAAACATATCGAAGCGAATGCAGAAATTACCATTGCAACTATTCCGGTAACTGCAAAAGATGCTACTGATTTTGGTATTTTAAAAGCTGATGAGGAAAACATGATCACTTCATTTATCGAAAAGCCTAAAACTGGTTTAGAGGAGTGGGTATCTGATACGGGTGAAGAAATGCAGGGCGAAGGCCGTAATTTCCTGGCATCGATGGGTATTTATGTTTTTAATCGTGAGTACCTGATCAATATCTTAAATGAAAACGAAGAGGAAAAAGATTTTGGTAAAGAAATTTTGCCAAGGGCTATCACGCAGAGCAGGGTTTTAAGTTATCAATATGAAGGTTATTGGACCGATATCGGTAATATTTCATCTTTCTTTGAGGCCAATTTAGGCTTAACTGACGAAATTCCTAAGTTTAACATGTTCGATAGCAACCACGCTATTTTCACCAGGGCACGGATGCTGCCACCTTCAAAAATTTCGGGTACCACTTTAGATAAAACGATTATTGCTGAAGGCTGTATTATTCAGGCAAGCAAGGTAGAACATGCTGTTTTGGGAATCAGATCTAGGATTGGAAAAGATACGGTAATTACCAATGCCTATATTATGGGTAGCGACAGGTACCAAACTTTAGAAGAGATACAGGAAGAAAACAGTAAAGGAAATTCTTTGATCGGTATCGGCGATCGCTGTTTCATTAATAATGCTATCATCGATAAAAACTGCCGCATTGGTAACGATGTAAAAATTAACGGTGGTGATCATTTGGAAGATGGTGATTTTGAACTTTACGCTGTTAAAGATGGTATAGTGGTAATTAAAAAGGGTGCTGTTGTACCAAGTGGAACAGTAATTTAAAATAATCATTATTCATTAACTAGGCCAGTCACGATTTTTCTTGACTGGCTTTTTTATTGTCTGATTATAATTCTGAGTTCGACGAAGAATCCCTGGGATGACTAACAATAGTTCGTTATTTGCAGATAAAAGAAGTGGATACGGATTATTGCCAACTGAAAATTATTAACTGTTCTGGGCGTTCCCCATTCCCGGAAAATACGGGAAAGGGGCGGGCTTTTCAGGGCTGCGCTTTGCTCCGGTGCCGATGAAGAATCGGCACTGAACCCTTACAATCCCTAACGCAAAATACACTACTTAAAAATAGATTCAGTCTTTGATTAACTTGGGCAGAACCTTTGTCAATAAACCTGATAAAGCAGAAAGCCCGGAGCGAGGTACGAGTGAGGACTTGAAGCGATAGCAGGACTATTGGCCGCCATTAACACAGAACCCTACATTTCCAAAAAGCAAACACAATTTTCTTTCCAGACCCCGCAGGTTTTCAAAGCCTGCGAGGTCTTTTTTGTTTTCTACCCAACATTTTCCCCATAAGCTTGTTAGTAAAATAAACAAAAATTAGCTTATGGCCGAACAGCACCTTTATCAAACAGGAATTATAGGAAATTGCGCTTTCATTGCACACGTAAATAAAAATACTGATATCTCATGGCTTTGCTGGCCACGTTTCGATAGTCCGTTTGTTTTTGGGAGTTTACTGGACAAGAAAAAAGGAGGCGAGTTTTCGATTTTACCCCAAGGTGAATTTACCTCTGACCAATATTATATCGAAAATACCAATGTTTTAAGGACAGAAATTACTGCCGAAGACGGAAAATATCGCATTACCGATTTTGCACCTCGTTTTCACCTTTACGAACGCTATTTTAAGCCTTTAATGTTTATCAGAAAGATTGAACCTTTAGAAGGCAATCCGCGCATTACCATCAAATGTGAGCCGGTTTGCGATTATGGGAAAGGTAAAATGAAATCGATCAGGGGTAGTAATCACATCGATTATTTAGGCTGTGATGAAAATATCCGCTTAAGCAGTAATGTATCGCTAACTTATATCATCGATGAAAAGGCCTTCGTGCTAAATGAGGCGAAATACCTCATTATGACTTATGGACAAAACCTTGAAGCGCCTGTAGTGAGTACAGCCGAAAATTTTCTTCGCGAAACTGTTGCTTACTGGCGGTTATGGATCAAACACTCCTCTATAGCAGGATTTTATCAACCTTTTGTCATCCGATCGGCGTTGGTTTTAAAAATTCACCAATACGAAGATACCGGGGCAATTATTGCCGCCAGTACCACAAGTTTGCCGGAATCGCCAGGTAGCACGCGAAACTGGGATTACCGTTATTGCTGGTTGCGCGATTCGCACTACGTGTTAACCTCGTTAAACCACATCGGGCATTTTGAAGAAATGGAGAAGTATTTTAATTACCTGTCTGATATTTCTCATGCTGAAGATACGCGGTACCAACCGCTATATGGCATCGCAGGTGAAAGGGAAATTACCGAGCGAACTCTAGATCATCTGGAAGGATATAAAGGCGAACAGCCCATCAGAATTGGAAATCAGGCTTATGAACACATCCAGAATGATATTTACGGTCAGGTTTTAATTTCAATGTTGCCCCTTTATACCGATCACCGTTTCGTATTCTCTGAACGTAGCGATTCAATAAAATGGATTGAAAGTGTGCTTTCTAAAATTGAACGAACCATTGATGAAAAGGATGCTGGTATCTGGGAATTCAGGAATATTGCCAATGTGCATTGCTATAGTAACTTATTTCAATGGGCTGGCGCTCAGGCGGCCTTGAAAATGGCCAAGACAATTGGTAATCAAGATTTCGAAAAACGTGCTCAAGTGTTAATTGATAAAGCTGCGGCACATATCGAAGCTTGTTATGATCCGGAAAGAAAAGTTTATACCAATGCCGTTGGAAGTCCGCATTTAGATGCAAGTACTTTGCAATTGATTATGATGAACTACCTGGATCCGGCTTCAGACCGTGCAAAAGATCACTTAATTGCTTTAGAAAAGGAATTGAAAACCGAAGATGGCCTTTTCTACCGTTACCTGCATGCCGATGATTTTGGAAAGCCGAAAACAACATTCCTGATCTGCGCATTCTGGTATGTGGAAGCTTTAGCCTGTGTAGGCCGGACTGATGAAGCGATTAAGGAATTTGAAAACATCATTAAATATTGTAACCACCTGCTTTTATTCAGTGAAGATGTTGATGCGAAAACTGGCAGTCAGTGGGGAAATTTTCCGCAGGCCTATAGCCATGTTGGATTAATGAATGCAGCCTACCGTATTGCAATTAAACTGGATAGACCTATATTTTTGTAAGATCGTAGATAAATGCTTTGACAACTTTAACACGCACCACGCATATTAAAGTTGTCAAAGCTATTATAAAAAAGGTTTGTGGGGACACAGACCTTGGTGTTAAAAAAACTAACCCCGCTCTACAAATTCTTCCTTTACCAAACTCCAAAGCAACTTTCTTACTTCCTTAAAATCGTTTAAATAATACTTCGCTTCAGAAATATTATTGCCAACCTTAATGGTAAAAGCATCATCTGGCAAGGCCCTGAAAATATCTTCGTCGGTATGGTCATCACCTAAGGCAAGGATAAAATCAGGATTTTTATCATATAACCAGTTTAAAGCGGCTTTGCCTTTATTCACCTCCATGTTTTTAAACTCAATTACTTTGTTGCCTGGCATTAATTGCAGGCCTTTATCTGCCGCAAGGATTTTCATGTGGCTGATAATTTCATTGGCCCTTAAATCGCCCA
Proteins encoded:
- a CDS encoding sulfate adenylyltransferase subunit 1 — encoded protein: MNILKFFTAGSVDDGKSTLIGRLLYDTDSILADQLEALQSSNRKNDDGSIDLAILTDGLRAEREQGITIDVAYKYFQTEKRKFIIADTPGHIQYTRNMVTGASTANLAIILIDARNGVVEQTIRHSYIVSLLGIKHVVVCINKMDMVDYSETVYNSIIEKYKILAQQLKLADVTYIPVSALKGDNVVQTSENMDWYGGESLLHFLEKVDTDSLDKSQLARMPVQWVVRPQTEELHDYRGYAGRVLSGTFNLNDKVTVLPSGASSTVEKIEFFDQALDAAHAGQSVIIHLKDDVDISRGDTIVNASALPQETKLIEADLCWMDTRALDTSIMYNIQHNSKITKCKISEILHKVDINTLEKHAADEFKLNDIGRVIVKTADALAFDLYDDNRANGSAILVDTRTNLTVGALMFRAAVE
- the cobA gene encoding uroporphyrinogen-III C-methyltransferase; translation: MILNKVEKANIEPKITLIGAGPGDPDLFSLKGVKALKTADVVLYDANVNEALLCHAPDGIPKVYVGKRSDDESFSQDAVNKLIIDYALNYGHVVRLKSGDPFFFAKGYEEIDAAESYSIPTEIIPGISSATGAPSLQKIPMIYKDLSESFWAVTGTNSRGEISEDLYIAAKTKATIVVLNGIEKVKEIAAIFQAENKNLLPVAVIQNGSTPQEKIAIGIVDTIAEIVEDKKIDAPALLVFGDVVSLHPQFQPIRDFYEIIAEEY
- a CDS encoding glycogen synthase; its protein translation is MEIIHISAECYPVAKVGGLADVVGALPKYQNKLGHIAKVVVPAYDTKFIRESEFEVTYDAWANYGNHHFQYRILKEKTNKLGFDLYVIHIQGLTDRPNVYGYSDDTERFLAFQIATLDWIVQWEHRPDVIHCHDHHTGLIPFMVSNSVKYKPISGVPTVLTIHNAQYQGQFGWDKLYYLPAFDLWKGGLLGWEDAINPLASAIKCAWRVTTVSPTYLEEMMGNARGLESLLRQERWKSIGILNGIDSEVWDPETDPMLGKNYNLKTVEAGKLANKTALCSVFQLDPSKPLFTFIGRLVDEKGADILPDIFYTALQQHGDNINILVLGSGDSWVEGRLNQLKDLFGGKYNAYIGYNEQVSHEMYAGADFLIMPSRVEPCGLNQLYALRYGTVPIVRRVGGLRDTVIDIGDNGFGICHDQTSIWDVTHAINRAVELYNDKKAFKAVRKTMMKIDHSWDRAALNYIELYQKLK
- a CDS encoding glucose-1-phosphate adenylyltransferase, producing the protein MTDKVLGVILGGGQGSRLSPLTQTRSKPAVPIAGKYRLVDIPISNCLNSGIHRMFVLTQFNSASLNKHIKNTYHFSHFSTAFVDILAAEQTVQNSGWFQGTADAVRQCMHHIVSHEFDYILILSGDQLYQMDFKDMIEKHIEANAEITIATIPVTAKDATDFGILKADEENMITSFIEKPKTGLEEWVSDTGEEMQGEGRNFLASMGIYVFNREYLINILNENEEEKDFGKEILPRAITQSRVLSYQYEGYWTDIGNISSFFEANLGLTDEIPKFNMFDSNHAIFTRARMLPPSKISGTTLDKTIIAEGCIIQASKVEHAVLGIRSRIGKDTVITNAYIMGSDRYQTLEEIQEENSKGNSLIGIGDRCFINNAIIDKNCRIGNDVKINGGDHLEDGDFELYAVKDGIVVIKKGAVVPSGTVI
- a CDS encoding glycoside hydrolase family 15 protein, with protein sequence MAEQHLYQTGIIGNCAFIAHVNKNTDISWLCWPRFDSPFVFGSLLDKKKGGEFSILPQGEFTSDQYYIENTNVLRTEITAEDGKYRITDFAPRFHLYERYFKPLMFIRKIEPLEGNPRITIKCEPVCDYGKGKMKSIRGSNHIDYLGCDENIRLSSNVSLTYIIDEKAFVLNEAKYLIMTYGQNLEAPVVSTAENFLRETVAYWRLWIKHSSIAGFYQPFVIRSALVLKIHQYEDTGAIIAASTTSLPESPGSTRNWDYRYCWLRDSHYVLTSLNHIGHFEEMEKYFNYLSDISHAEDTRYQPLYGIAGEREITERTLDHLEGYKGEQPIRIGNQAYEHIQNDIYGQVLISMLPLYTDHRFVFSERSDSIKWIESVLSKIERTIDEKDAGIWEFRNIANVHCYSNLFQWAGAQAALKMAKTIGNQDFEKRAQVLIDKAAAHIEACYDPERKVYTNAVGSPHLDASTLQLIMMNYLDPASDRAKDHLIALEKELKTEDGLFYRYLHADDFGKPKTTFLICAFWYVEALACVGRTDEAIKEFENIIKYCNHLLLFSEDVDAKTGSQWGNFPQAYSHVGLMNAAYRIAIKLDRPIFL